The following nucleotide sequence is from Bradyrhizobium roseum.
GCAGGAAAACGGCACGATCGCCGTGCCCGATGTGCTGCAGCCCTATATGGGCGGGCTCAAGACCATCGAGCGGGACAAATAGCGCAGCGGAAAAATGGCCCTGCATCGCGACATCCTTTGGATCGGGAAGCAATGGGCTGTTACCGGCCACGGCATGCAATTGATCGACCAGCGGCTGGAGGGCGCGTTCGATATCGAGGCGGCCCGGCTGTGGGACGACGATCTCATCGAGAGCCTGCGCGCCAAGGCGTGGCTCAAGGCCGATGATTTCGACAAGGGGCTGGCGGTGGCGCGAACGCGGCATCCGCAGCCCCAGGCGGGATCGACCCCGGCGGTCGAGCCGACGGCCGCCGCGATCGAACCCGTTGCGCTGCCTCCGATACCGCCGGAAGGCGTGAGCCCGCGGCCGCAACCCCTAGAGCCGGTAAAAGATGAATTGCCGGCCCTCCAGATGAAAATCGACGGCGGCGCCAGATTCGCGCGCCCGTGGCGGGTCTGGATGAAGAAAACATGAGCCAATCGGGCCGGTTTGCCTCCTTCGCGAGAGCCGGATAAGACGAGGCAAGCGCCCCGCGATCCAAACCAGAAGGCATTTTGACGGATGCGAATTCTCTGCACCAACGATGACGGCATCCATGCGCCGGGCCTGAAGATCGTCGAGGAGATCGCGCGCGGGCTGTCCGACGACGTCTGGGTCGTGGCGCCGGAGATGGATCAGTCCGGCGTGTCGCATTCGCTGTCGCTGAACGATCCGTTGCGGCTGCGCGAGGTCGGTCCGCGCCATTTCGCGGTGCGGGGCACGCCGACCGATTGCGTGATCATGGGATCACGCCACATCCTCGGCGAGACGGCGCCCGATCTGGTGCTGTCGGGCGTCAACCGCGGCCGTAACGTCGCCGAGGACGTGGTCTATTCCGGCACCATCGCCGGCGCGCTCGAAGGCACGATTCTGGGCATCCCGTCATTCGCGCTGAGCCAGGAATTTTCCATCGAAACCCGTCACGCGCCGCTGTGGGACACCGCGCTGAAATTCGGTCCCGATATCCTGCGCAAGGTGATCGATGCGGGTGTACCCAAGAACACCGTGATCAACGTCAATTTTCCCGCCTGCACGCCGGACCAGGTGCAGGGCGTCCGTGTCACGCGACAGGGCAAGCGCAACCTCGGCTTCCTCAAGGTCGACAAGCGCCACGACGGCCGCGGCAATCCCTATTTCTGGATCGGTTTTGAGCGCGCCGCGATGATGGACACGCCGGCTGAAGGCACCGATCTCGCAGCACTTGCGGCGCGCTACGTTTCGGTCACGCCGCTGCGGCTCGATCGCACCGACGAAGCGTTCTCGGCAGCGCTGACGTCGACGCTGAAGTGACGCCGTAGCCCGGCAATGAAGTAGCCCGGATGAGCGCAGCGATATCCGGGGGCCGGTCTCGCCAAGCATTCCCGGATGTCGCTGCGCTCATCCGGGCTACGCAGCGATCTAAACCGTCGCGCTCTTCATCGTGGCCGCGATCAACTGGGCCAGCGTTTCCAGCTGGAACGGCTTCTGCAGCGCCGGCCGGTCGCGGTATTCGTGGGGCAGGCCGGAAGATCCATAGCCGGTCGCAAAGATGAACGGGCGGTTGCGCGCCGTGATCAGCTCGGCCACCGGCGTGATGACCTTGCCGTTGACGTTGACATCGAGAATGGCGAGATCGAAATCGGTCGATTGCGCCAGCTTGACCGCTTCGCTGATTTCGCCGGCCTCGGCAGCCACGCTGTGACCGAGCTCTTCCAGCATGTCAGCGACCATCATCCGGATCATCACCTCGTCTTCAACGAGGAAAACAGAACAGCCTGCCGGCCGTGTCGCCATCATGGGTATCCTTGCCCTTCCGAGGCTTTGAGGTTCGCAAAAAACCCCCTCTGGTGCAACGTCGAGATCGGCGCGCTTTGAGGCAAGGCTCCCCCTTCGAGGCAAAGCCCCCGGATTTTCGGGCCTAACGCCCGGCGGCGGCCCTGGTTCCAAAATCCGGAACCGGAATTTTGAGGAAATTCTTCCTTAAACGCGCGGGGGCTATTACATCTCGCGAGGCCTGAGCATTGGATGGGCGGCCGAAGCCCCGCTGCGAGACCGCAATGTCGCAAGAACCGCCCGAGAAGATGATGTTCCAGCTCGCCCTGCGGCGGCGGGGGATCAGCGACCAGGCGGTGCTCCGCGCCATGGAAGAGGTGCCGCGGGAGGTGTTCGTGGCGGCCGCCGATCGCGGCCATGCCTACCGCGACAGCGCGCTCGGCATCGCCTGCGGGCAGACCATCAGCCAGCCCTTCGTGGTGGCCTACATGACCGAGCAGCTGCAGCTCCAGAAAAGCCACAAGGTGCTCGAGATCGGCACCGGCTCCGGCTATCAGGCCGCGGTGCTGTCGCGGTTGTGCGCCCATGTGCTGACCATCGAGCGCTACCGGACGCTGGCGGACACGGCGCGCGACAGGCTGGAAGCGCTCGGCTATTTCAACATCGAGGTGATGCTCGGCGACGGCTTCGACATACCGGCCGGCGCCGGCGATTTCGACCGCATCATCGTGACGGCGGCGATGGAGCAGATTCCCGAAAAGCTGCTGGAGCGGCTGCTGCCGGGCGGCATCCTGGTCGCGCCGGTCGGGCCCCATCACGGCACCCAGACACTGGTGCGGGTGACCCGGACGGACAGCGGTTTCGAGCGCAAGGAATTGGTCGATGTCCGCTTCGTCCCGGCGTTGCCCGGAATCGCGCGCGAACTGTAGAAAGCCCGATTGGCGGTCCGTCCAACATCTTATTTGAAGGGTTAAGCGCTTATTTACTCGGCACGTGTTTACTCAAAACAGTATTTTGTTGCGTACGAGTGAGTAACCATGTCCCGTATCGTCGAGTTGCTTTGCTCGCGTCGGGTGCCGCAGGTCGCGGTGCTGACGCTGATGTCGGTCGGCTTTGCCGGCTGCAGCGCCGATATGCAGACGCGCTTTTCCGACAGCTCGTTCTCAAATCCATTTGCCTCGCAGCCTGACGCCACCGGTTCGGTGCGCGCGCCCGTCGCCGAGCGCCGCGAACCGCCGC
It contains:
- the surE gene encoding 5'/3'-nucleotidase SurE, which translates into the protein MRILCTNDDGIHAPGLKIVEEIARGLSDDVWVVAPEMDQSGVSHSLSLNDPLRLREVGPRHFAVRGTPTDCVIMGSRHILGETAPDLVLSGVNRGRNVAEDVVYSGTIAGALEGTILGIPSFALSQEFSIETRHAPLWDTALKFGPDILRKVIDAGVPKNTVINVNFPACTPDQVQGVRVTRQGKRNLGFLKVDKRHDGRGNPYFWIGFERAAMMDTPAEGTDLAALAARYVSVTPLRLDRTDEAFSAALTSTLK
- a CDS encoding response regulator, giving the protein MMATRPAGCSVFLVEDEVMIRMMVADMLEELGHSVAAEAGEISEAVKLAQSTDFDLAILDVNVNGKVITPVAELITARNRPFIFATGYGSSGLPHEYRDRPALQKPFQLETLAQLIAATMKSATV
- a CDS encoding protein-L-isoaspartate(D-aspartate) O-methyltransferase, translating into MSQEPPEKMMFQLALRRRGISDQAVLRAMEEVPREVFVAAADRGHAYRDSALGIACGQTISQPFVVAYMTEQLQLQKSHKVLEIGTGSGYQAAVLSRLCAHVLTIERYRTLADTARDRLEALGYFNIEVMLGDGFDIPAGAGDFDRIIVTAAMEQIPEKLLERLLPGGILVAPVGPHHGTQTLVRVTRTDSGFERKELVDVRFVPALPGIAREL